One Dioscorea cayenensis subsp. rotundata cultivar TDr96_F1 chromosome 19, TDr96_F1_v2_PseudoChromosome.rev07_lg8_w22 25.fasta, whole genome shotgun sequence genomic window, CTTCCATGTGTTTTCAACTAACGGCCATTTTTGTTTCTGTAGTTTTAGTTTCGTGATCCTTTGTTTACTCAAGAGATTAAATTTGTTTACAACTGTAATTTTCCTTTCCAACTTAGATGACTAAGTTTTTGTGGGAAGTAGAAgcatccttttatttttttgtgtttgtctGATCAAGCATTGGAACACCAGTAATGAATTTTTTCTTACTCTGAAAAGCTTCATTGTTCATTTGTTTCCATACAAGAGGTTTCTCTATTTTCCTCTTTTGCAGTTGAAGGATTCATTTTAATTGTGTTTTATAATTAAGCTCCTAGAAACAGGCCCTAGAACACATGTTTTAGTCATGCCTTTTTCTAAGATGTTTGGATCATGTGCTAATGATTTGAGTGGCAGGTGCCAAAGAAGTTCCCAGTGCCCTATGTGCTGGCAGCCCATCAGCTTGAAGGATCCTTCCAGGTTTGTTTGACTTGCCCTAAAACTGGGGCTTTTCCTTGGTGGAATTTTTTCATTCACTGAGTTTCTGGTTTGACATGGCAGCCAAGAGCTACTTGAGGCAGTTGAAAGCGAGCGAAATATTAGGTCTAATCAAACACGAACAGCCACCATTTTTCATCACCCTGCTTTTGGGGAatttgatcttcaacatgtaaGTAATTCTGTTGTTCTCTGTGTTCTGGCTTAATGCTTTTGGAGATTAATCTTATATCCTCTCATTAAAATATTGTCTTCCAATTTGGAACATCTGACTGCAGTTGCCTGTTGGTGCTAATGATTCTGAACTTGAAGAACGCATAATCCAGCAccttgctgctgctgctgcaatGGGACGGGCACATCATATTGGTAGAAGAGTAGTGCAGCGTGGTAGATCTGGTGCTCAGGGCCACCCACAATTTCTACTTTTTTCGACAAATCCAAGTGCACCTTCTAGTGGGTCTGTTTCTGCATCTTCCTCCCAGAGAGGAGAAGATGAACCTACTCCTGCTATTTTTTTCGCAAGTCCTTCAGCTCATACTTCTGATGAAGAACCTCCCCTTCGAGCCACAAATGTGACTCCAGCTCAATCTGATCAGGTCAATATCTTGCCATCTGGGACTACTGTGGGCTCATTCACCGGATCTGGCCTTTCTAGTAACATGTACTTCCTTTGATGGCCTATTTCTCTGCATCATTCAACCCAATTCTCGGTTTCATGTTGTTTCTGACATTATTGAAGGAATAGCAGGAATTCTCCAGGTCAATCCTCTCCTGTTAATCATGATAGAGCTGGGCCATCAGAGGTCCAATCTGTTCTGGAATCTTTGAAGTCTCGCCTAAATACTGTCTCAATGAGGTAGGCCTCCACTTCAATGAATCCAGAGGATCAGATTATATCCAAGTAATTTGAAACTTCTGAACTAGCTTCCCTTGTTATGGTTATCATTAGGTACAAAGAATCTGTTACCAAAAGCACAAGAGGATGGAAAGAGAGGCTCTTTTCCCGTAACTCTTCTGTGGCAGATCTTGGTTCTGAAGTCAGGAGGGAGGTTAATGCTGGAATTGCCACTGTCTCACGTTTGATAGAGCGTTTGGATACAAGAGATGGTCGAAGAGCAACAGCAGTACCTGCTTCTCCAGATGACCCAGGAAGATTATCGTCTTCAGAACCAAGTATTGAGAGGGTTGCAGAGAATGAAACTAACACCATTGCTACTGGAAGTAACTCATCTACTTCTTGTGCTACAAGCTCAGGTTCAAATTGATCTGTAGCTTGTCTTGAAATTAATTTCTGTGACTGAAGTTCTGCATTCAAGGTATGTTCAGTTTGCAAGTGATTGGATTGTTCTTATTACTTAATTGTTTTTTGTCTGCGTCATTGTGCTATAATTTCCATGAAGACTTTCCCAGAGCAAAACTATTCACATAATTTAGTTGGTGGCTAGAGTTACAGAATCAGTATTTTCTTAGTCAAGCACTATGAAATTGAGGAATAAATACTTTATCCTGTTTGTTGAGCCATTTCCCAAAATTTTGGTGTGAGGAGAGTTAGGACATTCTTAAAATCATCTTTTGTCTAGTATGAAACTTTAAATTATAGATCAAATCTCAAAGGCTTATGCTATTCTCTAGGAAATAGTGGTAAGAGTGTATTTAAGCAGAGATGTCTCATGGGTTCTGATGATTTACTTGGTGAGCTGGTTCATTGAAATGCAACAGTCCCATTGTTAGTCCCTATTGAGCAAACATGGATTCTTTAATAGGGATGTGCGGTGTCGtttgattgcttttttttatctttgttttttgttgagGAATGTGTGGTGTGTAATTGATCATTATAATAGAATTTTTGCCTTAGATATTCCGTTCATGTAGTTGGTTGCATCTTCCAATGGTAATATCTTATACATTCACCTTGTCAAATAAGAAAG contains:
- the LOC120283808 gene encoding E3 ubiquitin-protein ligase RHF2A-like isoform X4; the protein is MLHPLLRLWKVACKMPAMIHVAYVLRLSVIVIHQLCQRSSQCPMCWQPISLKDPSSQELLEAVESERNIRSNQTRTATIFHHPAFGEFDLQHLPVGANDSELEERIIQHLAAAAAMGRAHHIGRRVVQRGRSGAQGHPQFLLFSTNPSAPSSGSVSASSSQRGEDEPTPAIFFASPSAHTSDEEPPLRATNVTPAQSDQVNILPSGTTVGSFTGSGLSSNMNSRNSPGQSSPVNHDRAGPSEVQSVLESLKSRLNTVSMRYKESVTKSTRGWKERLFSRNSSVADLGSEVRREVNAGIATVSRLIERLDTRDGRRATAVPASPDDPGRLSSSEPSIERVAENETNTIATGSNSSTSCATSSGSN
- the LOC120283808 gene encoding E3 ubiquitin-protein ligase RHF2A-like isoform X1, with product MDEPMKLENHASSAAAFVEGGVQDACDDSCSICLEAFCDSDPSTVTTCKHEFHLQCILEWCQRSSQCPMCWQPISLKDPSSQELLEAVESERNIRSNQTRTATIFHHPAFGEFDLQHLPVGANDSELEERIIQHLAAAAAMGRAHHIGRRVVQRGRSGAQGHPQFLLFSTNPSAPSSGSVSASSSQRGEDEPTPAIFFASPSAHTSDEEPPLRATNVTPAQSDQVNILPSGTTVGSFTGSGLSSNMNSRNSPGQSSPVNHDRAGPSEVQSVLESLKSRLNTVSMRYKESVTKSTRGWKERLFSRNSSVADLGSEVRREVNAGIATVSRLIERLDTRDGRRATAVPASPDDPGRLSSSEPSIERVAENETNTIATGSNSSTSCATSSGSN
- the LOC120283808 gene encoding E3 ubiquitin-protein ligase RHF2A-like isoform X2, translated to MDEPMKLENHASSAAAFVEGGVQDACDDSCSICLEAFCDSDPSTVTTCKHEFHLQCILEWCQRSSQCPMCWQPISLKDPSSQELLEAVESERNIRSNQTRTATIFHHPAFGEFDLQHLPVGANDSELEERIIQHLAAAAAMGRAHHIGRRVVQRGRSGAQGHPQFLLFSTNPSAPSSGSVSASSSQRGEDEPTPAIFFASPSAHTSDEEPPLRATNVTPAQSDQVNILPSGTTVGSFTGSGLSSNIRNSPGQSSPVNHDRAGPSEVQSVLESLKSRLNTVSMRYKESVTKSTRGWKERLFSRNSSVADLGSEVRREVNAGIATVSRLIERLDTRDGRRATAVPASPDDPGRLSSSEPSIERVAENETNTIATGSNSSTSCATSSGSN
- the LOC120283808 gene encoding E3 ubiquitin-protein ligase RHF2A-like isoform X3 produces the protein MDEPMKLENHASSAAAFVEGGVQDACDDSCSICLEAFCDSDPSTVTTCKHEFHLQCILEWCQRSSQCPMCWQPISLKDPSSQELLEAVESERNIRSNQTRTATIFHHPAFGEFDLQHLPVGANDSELEERIIQHLAAAAAMGRAHHIGRRVVQRGRSGAQGHPQFLLFSTNPSAPSSGSVSASSSQRGEDEPTPAIFFASPSAHTSDEEPPLRATNVTPAQSDQVNILPSGTTVGSFTGSGLSSNMNSPGQSSPVNHDRAGPSEVQSVLESLKSRLNTVSMRYKESVTKSTRGWKERLFSRNSSVADLGSEVRREVNAGIATVSRLIERLDTRDGRRATAVPASPDDPGRLSSSEPSIERVAENETNTIATGSNSSTSCATSSGSN